A portion of the Segatella copri DSM 18205 genome contains these proteins:
- the nifJ gene encoding pyruvate:ferredoxin (flavodoxin) oxidoreductase has translation MAKEKKFITCDGNTAAAHVSYMFTEVAAIYPITPSSPMAEHVDEWAAKGRKNLFGQRVSIQEMESEAGAAGAVHGSLQAGALTSTYTASQGLLLMIPNMYKIAGELLPCVFNVSARTLASHSLCIFGDHQDVMACRQTGFAMFCSGSVQEVMDLSAVPHLATLETKVPFVNFFDGFRTSHEYHKIEEMDMEDIRPLVKEEFIEDFRNRALTPERPVTRGTAENPETFFTHREACNTYYDAIPEVVEKYCQEMTKITGREYHLFNYYGAEDAENIIILMGSATEPAREAIDYLNKQGKKVGMVAVHLFRPFSVDFLKKTIPATVKRIAVLDRTKEPGAEGEPLYLDVKSALYDDERKPLIVGGRYGLGSSDTTPAKIVAVFKNLELPQPKNHFTVGIVDDVTFTSLPEEEEIPMGGDDLFEAKFYGLGADGTVGANKNSVQIIGNNTNKYCQAYFSYDSKKSGGFTCSHLRFGDSPIHSAYQVNTPNFVACHVQAYLHMYDVTRGLRKNGFFLLNTIFDGEELVNFIPNKVKRYFAQNNITVYYINATKIAQEIGLGNRTNTILQSAFFRITEVIPLDLAVEQMKAFIVKSYSKKGQDVVDKNFGAVDRGGEYKQLTVDPAWANLADDEAKEDNAPAFVKELVRPINGQAGDLLKVSDFVKHNTVDGTWQNGTAAFEKRGVEAFVPVWNVENCIQCNKCSFVCPHAAIRPFVLTDEELAGIEGLKTQDVKAPKALAGMHFRIEISVLDCLGCGNCADVCPGKKGEKALTMVPFNVDAEDMVKEAANWEYLVHKVASKQDLVDIKQSPKNSQFAQPLFEFSGACSGCGETPYVKLISQLFGDRQMIANATGCSSIYSASIPSTPYTKNAKGQGPAFDNSLFEDFCEFGLGMVMGNKKMKERIAHLLEEAKAQEHVPAEFVAAADKWMANMNDSEGSKEAAAELKPLIAAGAEKGCPICKELKTLDHYLVKRSQWIIGGDGASYDIGYGGLDHVLASGEDVNILVLDTEVYSNTGGQSSKSTPLGAIAQFAAQGKRIRKKDLGLMQTTYGYIYVAQVAMGADNAQTLKAIREAEAYPGPSLIIAYAPCINHGLKRKGGMGRSQHEEELAVECGYWHLWRYNPLLAEEGKNPFTLDSKAPNWENFRDFLLGEVRYLSVQKAFPKEADELFSQAEKMAKLRYQTYVRKSQEDWSEQI, from the coding sequence ATGGCTAAAGAGAAAAAATTTATCACTTGTGATGGTAACACAGCTGCCGCACATGTAAGCTACATGTTTACTGAGGTTGCTGCTATCTACCCTATTACTCCATCATCACCAATGGCGGAGCATGTAGATGAATGGGCTGCCAAAGGTCGTAAGAACCTTTTCGGTCAGCGAGTTTCTATCCAGGAAATGGAATCAGAGGCTGGTGCTGCCGGTGCAGTTCACGGTTCTCTCCAGGCTGGTGCCTTGACTTCAACTTACACTGCTTCTCAGGGTTTGTTGCTGATGATTCCTAACATGTACAAGATTGCTGGTGAGTTGCTCCCTTGCGTGTTCAACGTATCAGCTCGTACATTGGCTTCTCACTCACTTTGTATCTTCGGTGACCACCAGGACGTAATGGCTTGCCGCCAGACAGGTTTCGCTATGTTCTGCTCAGGTTCTGTTCAGGAGGTTATGGACCTCTCTGCAGTTCCTCACTTGGCTACATTGGAGACAAAGGTTCCTTTCGTTAACTTCTTCGACGGTTTCCGTACTTCTCACGAGTACCACAAGATCGAGGAGATGGATATGGAAGACATCCGTCCATTGGTTAAGGAAGAGTTCATCGAGGACTTCCGTAACCGTGCTTTGACTCCTGAGCGTCCTGTTACTCGCGGTACCGCTGAGAACCCAGAGACATTCTTCACTCACCGTGAGGCTTGCAACACTTACTACGATGCAATTCCTGAGGTTGTAGAGAAGTACTGCCAGGAGATGACTAAGATTACTGGCCGTGAGTATCACCTCTTCAACTACTATGGTGCTGAGGATGCTGAGAACATCATCATCCTGATGGGTTCTGCTACAGAGCCAGCTCGCGAGGCTATCGACTACTTGAACAAGCAGGGCAAGAAGGTTGGTATGGTTGCAGTTCACCTCTTCCGTCCATTCTCTGTTGACTTCCTGAAGAAGACTATCCCAGCTACCGTTAAGCGTATCGCTGTTCTCGACCGTACTAAGGAGCCAGGTGCAGAGGGTGAGCCATTGTACCTCGACGTTAAGTCAGCTCTCTACGATGACGAGCGCAAGCCATTGATCGTTGGCGGTCGCTACGGTCTCGGTTCTTCTGATACAACTCCAGCTAAGATTGTTGCTGTATTCAAGAACCTCGAGTTGCCACAGCCAAAGAACCACTTCACTGTAGGTATCGTTGATGACGTTACATTCACTTCTCTCCCAGAAGAGGAGGAAATCCCAATGGGTGGCGACGACTTGTTCGAGGCTAAGTTCTACGGTTTGGGTGCTGACGGTACTGTTGGTGCTAACAAGAACTCAGTTCAGATTATCGGTAACAATACCAACAAGTATTGCCAGGCATACTTCTCTTACGACTCTAAGAAGTCTGGTGGTTTCACCTGCTCTCACTTGCGTTTCGGCGACAGCCCTATCCACAGTGCTTATCAGGTAAATACTCCTAACTTCGTAGCTTGCCACGTACAGGCTTACCTCCACATGTACGATGTAACTCGTGGTTTGCGTAAGAACGGTTTCTTCCTGTTGAACACTATCTTCGATGGTGAGGAGTTGGTTAACTTCATCCCTAACAAGGTAAAGCGTTACTTCGCTCAGAACAACATCACTGTTTACTATATCAACGCAACTAAGATTGCTCAGGAGATTGGTCTCGGTAACCGTACCAACACCATCCTCCAGTCTGCATTCTTCCGTATCACAGAGGTTATTCCTTTGGATCTCGCTGTAGAGCAGATGAAGGCATTCATCGTTAAGTCTTACTCTAAGAAGGGTCAGGACGTTGTTGACAAGAACTTCGGCGCTGTAGACCGTGGTGGTGAGTACAAGCAGTTGACAGTAGATCCAGCTTGGGCTAACCTCGCTGACGATGAGGCTAAGGAGGATAACGCTCCAGCATTCGTTAAGGAGCTCGTTCGTCCTATCAACGGCCAGGCAGGTGACCTCTTGAAGGTTTCTGACTTCGTTAAGCACAACACAGTTGACGGTACATGGCAGAACGGTACTGCAGCATTCGAAAAGCGTGGTGTTGAGGCGTTCGTACCAGTATGGAACGTAGAGAACTGTATCCAGTGTAACAAGTGTTCATTCGTTTGTCCTCACGCAGCTATCCGTCCATTCGTATTGACCGACGAGGAGCTCGCAGGCATCGAGGGTCTCAAGACTCAGGATGTTAAGGCACCTAAGGCTTTGGCTGGAATGCACTTCCGCATCGAGATTTCAGTACTCGACTGTCTTGGTTGTGGTAACTGTGCTGACGTCTGCCCAGGTAAGAAGGGTGAGAAGGCGTTGACAATGGTTCCATTCAACGTAGACGCAGAGGATATGGTCAAGGAAGCAGCTAACTGGGAGTACCTCGTACACAAGGTAGCTTCTAAGCAGGATCTCGTAGACATCAAGCAGAGCCCTAAGAACTCTCAGTTCGCTCAGCCATTGTTCGAGTTCTCTGGTGCTTGCTCTGGTTGTGGTGAGACTCCATACGTTAAGTTGATTTCTCAGCTCTTCGGTGACCGTCAGATGATTGCTAACGCTACTGGTTGTTCTTCTATCTACTCAGCTTCTATCCCATCTACTCCATATACAAAGAACGCTAAGGGTCAGGGTCCTGCATTCGACAACTCATTGTTCGAGGACTTCTGCGAGTTCGGTCTCGGTATGGTAATGGGTAACAAGAAGATGAAGGAGCGCATCGCTCACTTGCTCGAGGAGGCTAAGGCTCAGGAGCATGTTCCTGCTGAGTTCGTAGCTGCTGCTGACAAGTGGATGGCTAACATGAACGATTCTGAGGGTTCTAAGGAGGCTGCTGCAGAGTTGAAGCCTCTTATCGCTGCCGGCGCTGAGAAGGGTTGCCCTATCTGCAAGGAGCTCAAGACTTTGGATCACTACCTCGTTAAGCGTTCACAGTGGATCATCGGTGGTGACGGTGCTTCTTATGATATCGGTTACGGTGGTCTCGACCACGTATTGGCTTCTGGTGAGGATGTTAATATCCTGGTACTCGATACTGAGGTTTACTCTAACACTGGTGGTCAGTCTTCTAAGTCTACTCCACTCGGTGCTATCGCACAGTTCGCTGCTCAGGGTAAGCGTATCCGTAAGAAGGATCTCGGTTTGATGCAGACTACATACGGTTACATCTACGTAGCTCAGGTAGCTATGGGTGCTGACAATGCTCAGACATTGAAGGCTATCCGCGAGGCTGAGGCTTATCCAGGTCCATCACTCATCATCGCTTACGCACCATGTATCAACCATGGTTTGAAGCGTAAGGGCGGTATGGGTCGTTCACAGCACGAGGAAGAGTTGGCTGTTGAGTGCGGTTACTGGCACTTGTGGCGTTACAACCCACTGTTGGCTGAAGAGGGTAAGAACCCATTCACACTCGACTCTAAGGCTCCTAACTGGGAGAACTTCCGCGACTTCCTGCTCGGTGAGGTTCGTTACCTCTCTGTACAGAAGGCATTCCCTAAGGAGGCTGATGAGCTCTTCTCTCAGGCAGAGAAGATGGCTAAGCTCCGTTACCAGACTTACGTTCGTAAGAGCCAGGAGGACTGGAGCGAGCAAATCTAA
- a CDS encoding ABC-F family ATP-binding cassette domain-containing protein: MISVEGLKVEFGVKPLFHDVSFVINDRDRIALVGKNGAGKSTMLKILCGLQKPTAGVVAIPNETTIGYLPQVMKLQDDTTVKEETRKAFAHNTEMKARLDKMQQEMADRTDYESESYAQLVEQFTQEHERYMMMGGENYEAEIERTLSGLGFTRDDFERPTKEFSGGWRMRIELAKILLQKPDVLLLDEPTNHLDIESIQWLEQFLAQSAKAVVLVSHDRAFINNVTNRTLEITCGRVEDYKVKYDEYVVLRAERREQQLRAYENQQKEIADIKDFIERFRYKPTKAVQVQSRIKQLEKIVPIEVDEVDNKQMHLKFPPCLRSGDYPIICDEVRKDYGAHTVFDHVTFTIKRGEKVAFVGKNGEGKSTLVKCIMGEIPFTGTLKIGHNVQIGYFAQNQAQLLDENLTIFQTIDNVATGEMRLKVNDLLGAFMFGGETSEKFVKVLSGGERSRLAMIKLLLEPVNLLILDEPTNHLDMQSKDVLKEAIKAFDGTAIIVSHDREFLDGLVDKVYEFGGGKVREHLGGIYDYLRAHNAENINQALANQNMASAGSPSANTSGSSVASGSTADSLASATSGKQSYAEHKEQQKKIRKAEKAVKECEAKIEKLEARKKEIDELLMKPENATNMELVTEYTELMKSLDEENERWMLLSEELEEVSK, translated from the coding sequence ATGATTTCAGTAGAAGGACTGAAAGTAGAGTTTGGCGTCAAGCCTCTCTTTCATGATGTAAGTTTCGTCATCAACGACCGCGACCGCATTGCCCTGGTGGGTAAGAATGGTGCCGGAAAATCTACGATGCTCAAGATTCTCTGCGGTTTGCAGAAACCTACTGCTGGCGTTGTGGCTATTCCTAACGAAACCACTATCGGCTATCTACCACAGGTGATGAAACTGCAGGACGATACGACCGTGAAAGAGGAAACCCGCAAGGCTTTCGCCCATAATACCGAGATGAAGGCGCGTCTGGACAAGATGCAGCAGGAAATGGCCGACCGCACCGACTATGAGAGCGAAAGCTATGCTCAGCTCGTAGAGCAGTTTACTCAGGAACATGAACGCTACATGATGATGGGTGGCGAAAACTATGAGGCTGAGATAGAGCGCACCTTGAGCGGTCTTGGCTTTACGCGCGATGATTTCGAGCGCCCAACCAAGGAGTTCTCTGGTGGTTGGCGAATGCGTATCGAACTTGCCAAGATTCTGTTGCAGAAGCCTGATGTACTGCTTCTCGATGAGCCTACCAACCACCTTGATATTGAAAGTATCCAGTGGTTGGAGCAGTTCCTGGCGCAGAGTGCCAAGGCTGTGGTTCTGGTGAGCCACGACCGTGCTTTCATCAACAATGTAACTAACCGTACCCTCGAAATTACTTGCGGAAGGGTAGAAGACTATAAGGTGAAATACGATGAGTATGTGGTGTTGCGTGCTGAACGCCGCGAGCAGCAGCTCCGTGCTTACGAAAACCAGCAGAAGGAAATTGCCGACATCAAGGATTTCATCGAGCGGTTCCGCTACAAGCCTACCAAGGCGGTTCAGGTGCAGAGCAGAATCAAGCAGCTCGAGAAAATCGTGCCTATCGAGGTGGATGAGGTTGACAACAAACAGATGCACCTCAAATTCCCTCCTTGTCTCAGGAGTGGCGATTATCCTATCATCTGTGATGAGGTGCGCAAAGATTACGGTGCACACACCGTCTTCGACCATGTTACCTTTACCATCAAGCGTGGCGAGAAGGTGGCTTTCGTGGGTAAGAACGGCGAGGGTAAGTCTACCCTGGTAAAATGTATCATGGGTGAGATTCCTTTCACCGGAACTCTCAAGATTGGTCATAATGTGCAGATTGGTTATTTCGCCCAGAATCAGGCGCAGCTCTTGGATGAGAATCTTACCATCTTCCAGACTATCGACAATGTGGCAACAGGCGAAATGCGTCTGAAGGTGAACGATCTCCTGGGCGCCTTCATGTTTGGCGGCGAGACTTCTGAGAAGTTTGTCAAGGTTCTGAGTGGAGGCGAACGCAGCCGACTGGCTATGATCAAGCTCCTGCTCGAACCGGTGAATCTCCTCATTCTCGATGAGCCTACCAATCACCTCGACATGCAGTCGAAGGATGTGCTGAAAGAAGCCATCAAGGCTTTCGATGGAACAGCCATCATCGTGAGCCACGACCGTGAATTCCTCGATGGTCTGGTAGATAAGGTCTATGAGTTTGGTGGCGGCAAGGTTCGTGAGCATCTTGGTGGTATTTACGATTATCTCCGTGCCCATAATGCCGAGAACATCAATCAGGCTCTTGCCAACCAGAACATGGCTTCTGCCGGTTCGCCTTCTGCCAATACTTCCGGCTCTTCTGTCGCATCAGGTTCTACAGCCGACAGTCTTGCCTCTGCCACATCCGGCAAGCAGAGCTACGCTGAACATAAGGAACAGCAGAAGAAGATCCGCAAGGCTGAGAAAGCCGTGAAGGAATGTGAGGCGAAGATAGAGAAGCTGGAAGCGAGAAAGAAGGAGATTGATGAACTCCTGATGAAACCGGAAAATGCAACCAACATGGAACTCGTGACCGAATACACCGAACTCATGAAGAGTCTCGATGAGGAGAACGAGCGCTGGATGCTCCTTTCGGAAGAACTGGAAGAAGTTTCGAAATAA
- a CDS encoding phosphatase PAP2 family protein, with product MDFSRIQDFDMQLLHVFNGSENVWLDQMAMALTSGWTWIPLYIVLFVVVIRNNEMMGQIALVVGGAVLCIFLADGLVDGIIKPLAERCRPSSDPMFKYTVQVVDNMRLKSFSFCSAHAANTLSIAIFFSLLIRSKLVTWTLLLWSLVNCWTRLYLGVHYPVDILCGLAIGAVVGVVVYLIYIRMYYRISPKIKYISNQYTSTGYDYDDVDKIMTVVIFTLIMVVFYATCQMAHL from the coding sequence ATGGATTTTAGTAGGATACAAGATTTTGACATGCAGCTGTTGCATGTGTTTAACGGCAGCGAGAATGTCTGGCTCGATCAGATGGCGATGGCGCTTACGTCGGGCTGGACATGGATTCCGCTTTATATCGTCCTCTTCGTTGTTGTGATAAGAAACAACGAGATGATGGGCCAGATTGCTCTCGTGGTTGGAGGAGCGGTGCTCTGCATCTTTCTGGCTGATGGACTGGTGGATGGAATCATCAAACCGCTGGCTGAAAGATGCAGACCTTCCAGCGACCCGATGTTCAAGTATACGGTTCAGGTGGTTGACAATATGCGCCTCAAGAGTTTCAGCTTCTGTTCGGCTCATGCGGCCAATACGCTTTCTATAGCCATCTTCTTCTCGTTGCTTATCCGCAGCAAACTGGTTACGTGGACCCTGTTATTATGGTCGCTCGTAAACTGTTGGACCCGTCTTTACCTGGGTGTTCATTATCCGGTCGACATTCTTTGCGGTCTGGCTATCGGAGCTGTGGTGGGAGTTGTCGTTTATCTTATCTACATCAGGATGTATTACCGCATCTCCCCAAAGATTAAGTATATTTCCAACCAGTATACGAGTACGGGTTACGACTATGATGATGTAGATAAAATCATGACCGTAGTGATATTTACCCTTATCATGGTTGTGTTTTATGCCACCTGCCAGATGGCTCATCTTTAG
- a CDS encoding ATP-binding protein — translation MEEAFFRTHTYLVEHTDAPVRRTLMDEIDWSDRLIGIKGTRGVGKSTFLLQYAKEHFGPTDRKCLYVNMNNFYFQSRGIADFAGDFVRHGGRTLLIDQVFKQSDWSKELRKCYDLYPELRIVFTGSSVMRLKEENPELNGIVKSYNLRGFSFREFINLQTGNSFKPYTLDEILRNHEHIIKQILPKVSPIKYFQDYLHHGFYPFFLENRNFTENLLKTMNMMTEVDILLIKQIELKYLTKIKRLFYQLAVEGAKAPNVSQLAEEINTSRATVMNYIKYLADARLINMIYPTGQEFPKKPSKVMMHNSNLMYAIYPIKIDKQEVMETFFVNSVWKDHKVSQTGKDHYFIVDGEKKFRICDAQSPNKVRNNPDIIYARYNTEVGKDNRIPLWLLGFLY, via the coding sequence ATGGAAGAAGCATTCTTCAGAACACATACATACCTCGTAGAGCATACGGACGCACCAGTAAGACGAACTCTGATGGACGAAATCGACTGGAGCGACCGTTTGATTGGCATAAAGGGAACACGCGGTGTAGGAAAGTCTACATTCCTCCTTCAATATGCCAAGGAGCACTTTGGCCCTACTGACCGCAAGTGTCTGTATGTGAATATGAACAATTTCTATTTTCAAAGCAGAGGAATCGCAGATTTTGCAGGTGACTTTGTTCGCCACGGCGGCAGAACCCTTCTCATCGACCAGGTCTTCAAGCAGTCGGACTGGAGCAAGGAACTGCGCAAATGCTACGACCTCTATCCAGAGTTAAGAATCGTGTTCACAGGTTCCAGCGTGATGAGACTGAAGGAAGAGAATCCTGAGCTCAATGGAATCGTGAAAAGCTATAATTTGCGAGGCTTCTCTTTCAGAGAGTTTATCAACCTGCAGACTGGCAACAGTTTCAAGCCATATACACTCGATGAAATCTTGCGCAATCACGAGCACATCATCAAGCAGATACTGCCTAAGGTGAGCCCGATAAAATACTTCCAGGACTACTTGCATCATGGATTCTATCCATTCTTCCTGGAGAACCGCAACTTCACAGAGAATCTACTAAAGACAATGAACATGATGACCGAGGTAGACATCCTCCTCATCAAGCAAATCGAACTGAAATATCTCACCAAAATCAAGCGGCTCTTCTATCAGCTAGCTGTAGAAGGTGCCAAGGCTCCCAACGTGAGCCAGCTTGCCGAAGAGATCAACACCAGCAGAGCTACGGTAATGAACTACATCAAGTATCTTGCTGATGCGCGACTCATCAACATGATTTACCCAACCGGGCAGGAGTTCCCAAAGAAACCATCCAAGGTGATGATGCACAACTCCAACCTGATGTACGCCATCTATCCTATCAAGATAGACAAGCAGGAGGTGATGGAAACATTCTTCGTCAACTCGGTCTGGAAAGACCACAAGGTAAGCCAGACCGGCAAGGACCACTACTTCATTGTAGATGGTGAGAAGAAGTTCAGAATCTGCGATGCGCAATCTCCAAACAAGGTGCGCAACAATCCCGACATCATCTACGCCCGATACAATACCGAGGTAGGCAAGGATAACAGAATTCCGTTATGGCTTCTGGGTTTCCTATATTAG
- a CDS encoding M13 family metallopeptidase: MKMKMILPMMLIAALPLGADAQNKSGLVMSNLDKTVKPADSFYQFATGGWQKNNPLPAAYSRYGSFDQLAENNNKRINTILSELQKKTYKAGTIEQKLSDFYKLSMDVDSRNKAGIAPVKPLLDEIEAAKTKDELQKLQVKYAWMGLGLGYVSGFDADEKNVTMNIYILMQGGLTLGAKDYYLNNDAATVAIREAYKTYLSKMFQLYGFSADEAAKKASAVFLHETTLATFSKSRTELRDPQANYNKMTLAEFKENYPNIPLEALANAEGIKSEYLKEMIVGQPAFFAGYDKVAAAECAGTLKALMEWDIISSSASYLSDEIREARFEFFGKTMSGRKEDYPLWKRATTQVEAQLGEALGRIYCKRYFPESSKKMMETLVKNLQISLGQRIDAQTWMSDVTKKAAHNKLDKFYVKIGYPNKWTDFSKLSIDPSKSYYENVLACRKFANDKEIAKKAGKPVDKDVWYMTPQTVNAYYNPTTNEICFPAGILQYPFFDPKADAAFNYGAIGVVIGHEMTHGFDDQGRQYDASGNLKDWWTPADAEGFNKRADMYADFFSNIKVLPDLNANGRFTLGENLADHGGLMVSYNAFKNATAKKPLKNKDGFTPDQRFFLAYAGVWGQNITDKEIRNRVKNDPHSLGKWRVDGALPHIDAWYEAFGVKQGDKLFIPKNQRLELW, from the coding sequence ATGAAAATGAAAATGATCTTACCGATGATGCTGATCGCAGCTCTGCCATTAGGCGCTGATGCTCAGAATAAATCGGGTCTTGTCATGAGCAATCTCGACAAGACAGTGAAGCCAGCAGACAGTTTCTATCAGTTTGCTACAGGTGGATGGCAGAAGAACAATCCTCTTCCTGCCGCTTACAGCCGTTATGGCAGTTTTGACCAGCTGGCTGAGAACAACAACAAGCGCATCAACACCATTCTTTCTGAACTCCAGAAGAAGACTTACAAGGCTGGAACCATTGAGCAGAAATTGTCTGATTTCTACAAACTCTCTATGGATGTTGACAGCCGCAACAAGGCTGGAATCGCTCCAGTAAAGCCTCTGTTGGATGAGATTGAAGCTGCCAAGACCAAGGACGAGCTTCAGAAGCTTCAGGTTAAGTATGCATGGATGGGTCTTGGTTTGGGCTATGTCTCAGGTTTCGATGCCGATGAGAAGAACGTAACCATGAACATCTACATCCTGATGCAGGGCGGTCTTACTCTCGGTGCCAAGGATTATTACCTCAACAACGATGCTGCAACTGTAGCTATCCGTGAGGCTTATAAGACTTACCTCAGCAAGATGTTCCAGCTCTATGGTTTCTCTGCTGATGAAGCTGCCAAGAAGGCTTCTGCCGTATTCCTTCACGAAACAACGCTCGCTACTTTCTCAAAGAGCCGTACCGAACTTCGTGATCCTCAGGCCAACTACAACAAGATGACCTTGGCAGAATTCAAGGAGAATTATCCTAACATTCCTCTCGAGGCACTTGCCAACGCCGAGGGAATCAAGAGCGAATATCTCAAGGAGATGATCGTAGGTCAGCCTGCTTTCTTCGCCGGTTATGACAAGGTGGCAGCTGCAGAATGTGCAGGCACATTGAAGGCTTTGATGGAGTGGGACATCATCAGTAGTTCTGCTTCTTACCTCAGCGATGAGATTCGCGAAGCCCGTTTCGAATTCTTCGGCAAGACTATGAGTGGCCGTAAGGAGGATTATCCTCTTTGGAAGCGCGCTACTACTCAGGTAGAGGCTCAGTTGGGCGAGGCACTCGGTCGCATCTACTGCAAGCGCTATTTCCCAGAAAGCTCTAAGAAGATGATGGAGACACTCGTGAAGAATCTTCAGATCAGTCTCGGTCAGCGTATCGATGCTCAGACCTGGATGAGCGATGTAACAAAGAAAGCTGCTCACAACAAGCTCGACAAGTTCTATGTAAAGATTGGTTATCCTAACAAGTGGACTGATTTCAGCAAGCTCAGCATTGACCCATCTAAGAGCTATTATGAGAACGTATTGGCTTGCCGCAAGTTTGCCAACGATAAGGAGATTGCAAAGAAGGCAGGAAAGCCAGTAGATAAGGATGTGTGGTACATGACTCCTCAGACCGTGAACGCTTACTATAATCCTACTACCAATGAGATCTGCTTCCCAGCAGGTATTCTCCAGTATCCTTTCTTCGATCCTAAGGCTGATGCTGCATTCAACTATGGTGCTATCGGCGTAGTAATCGGTCATGAGATGACTCACGGATTCGATGATCAGGGTCGTCAGTATGATGCTAGCGGTAATCTGAAGGACTGGTGGACTCCTGCTGATGCAGAAGGTTTCAACAAGCGTGCTGATATGTATGCTGATTTCTTCAGCAACATCAAGGTGTTGCCTGATCTGAATGCCAACGGCCGTTTCACCCTCGGCGAGAACCTTGCCGACCATGGTGGTTTGATGGTTTCATACAATGCCTTCAAGAATGCTACAGCCAAGAAGCCATTGAAGAACAAGGATGGTTTCACTCCTGACCAGCGTTTCTTCCTCGCCTATGCAGGTGTTTGGGGACAGAACATTACTGATAAGGAAATCCGCAACCGCGTAAAGAATGATCCTCATTCTCTCGGCAAGTGGCGTGTTGATGGTGCGCTTCCTCACATCGATGCATGGTATGAGGCATTTGGTGTAAAGCAGGGCGACAAGCTGTTCATTCCTAAGAACCAGCGCCTGGAGCTTTGGTAA
- a CDS encoding S-adenosylmethionine:tRNA ribosyltransferase-isomerase, with amino-acid sequence MDTKHIKISDYNYDLPDERIAKFPIAQRDHSKLLVYKHGEVSDDVFHHLPTYLPQGALMIFNNTKVIQARLHFRKETGALIEVFLMEPAEPTDYELMFQTTGHCSWLCMIGNLKKWKEGSLKRDFEIKGHKLTLSATMRRGDALGSEAQKMVAKGGGTNYWVDFDWDNDKVSFAEILEAVGELPIPPYLNRKTEESDKTTYQTVYSKVKGSVAAPTAGLHFTDAVLKDLDAHGIDREEVTLHVGAGTFKPVKSLEIEGHQMHTEYIVVHRRSLEKLIKHECRVIAVGTTSVRTIESLYYMGVHLLKHPEANEEDLHVNQWDPYELSEDGNLVDGITPMQAIQAIIDYLDRNGLEALHSSTQIIIAPGYQYKIVKMLVTNFHQPQSTLLLLVSAFLKGDWKKVYDYALSHDFRFLSYGDSSLLIP; translated from the coding sequence ATGGATACAAAACACATTAAAATTAGTGATTATAACTATGATTTACCGGATGAGCGCATCGCAAAATTCCCTATCGCCCAGCGCGACCACAGCAAACTGCTGGTCTATAAGCACGGCGAGGTAAGCGATGATGTTTTCCATCATCTTCCCACATATCTCCCTCAAGGAGCCTTGATGATATTCAACAATACCAAGGTGATACAAGCGCGTCTGCACTTCCGCAAGGAAACAGGTGCGCTTATTGAGGTTTTCTTGATGGAGCCTGCAGAACCTACTGATTATGAACTCATGTTCCAGACCACCGGACATTGTTCCTGGCTCTGCATGATCGGTAATCTGAAGAAATGGAAAGAGGGCAGCCTGAAGCGTGATTTCGAAATCAAGGGCCACAAGCTTACGCTCAGCGCTACCATGCGACGCGGAGATGCTCTCGGTTCTGAGGCGCAGAAAATGGTTGCCAAAGGCGGAGGAACCAACTATTGGGTTGATTTTGATTGGGACAACGACAAGGTGTCTTTCGCTGAGATTCTCGAAGCAGTAGGTGAGTTGCCTATTCCTCCATATCTCAACCGCAAGACTGAGGAGAGTGACAAGACCACCTATCAGACGGTTTATTCTAAAGTCAAGGGAAGTGTGGCTGCTCCAACTGCCGGACTCCATTTTACCGATGCGGTTCTCAAGGATCTTGATGCGCATGGAATCGACCGCGAAGAAGTAACCCTGCATGTAGGAGCCGGCACTTTCAAACCGGTGAAGAGTCTTGAAATCGAAGGTCATCAGATGCACACGGAATACATTGTTGTTCATCGCCGCAGTCTGGAAAAACTCATCAAGCACGAGTGCCGGGTCATTGCCGTAGGAACCACCAGCGTCCGTACCATAGAGAGTCTCTATTACATGGGCGTTCATCTGCTGAAGCATCCTGAGGCAAATGAAGAAGATCTGCATGTAAACCAGTGGGATCCTTACGAGCTTTCTGAAGATGGCAATCTGGTAGATGGAATTACTCCGATGCAGGCTATCCAGGCAATCATCGATTATCTGGACCGCAACGGCTTGGAGGCTCTCCATTCCAGCACGCAGATTATCATTGCTCCTGGATATCAGTATAAGATTGTGAAGATGCTGGTCACCAATTTCCATCAGCCTCAGAGTACGCTCCTGCTCCTGGTGAGTGCTTTCCTCAAGGGCGACTGGAAGAAGGTTTACGATTATGCTCTTTCGCATGATTTCCGTTTCCTGAGCTATGGAGATTCATCCCTGCTCATTCCGTAA